CTCCGCCCTCCTCGTCCTCGCCGATCACGAACGAACGCTCGGGGCTGACGTGTTTCAACCGCAGCAAACCATCGGCATCGGTGGCACCACTGCTCATCACGCCCAGGCCATCGGTCCACAGCACATTGACCTTGGGCACCGAACTGCCTTCGTGTTTACGCGCGGCCCATACCAGCAATTCATCACCGGCAATCTTGCTCACCGCCACCGTGTTGGAAACAAACACCATGGTGGTCGCGCGGTACTTGCCGATCAGCGCTTCCACCAAGTACAGCCCCGGCTTCAACTGGCCCAACGGGATGTAGACGTTACCCGGCGCGACGCTGACAAATTCACTGGAAGAACCGGCAAGGTTCACCCCTGGCGGTGGCTGGATCGGCTTGGCTTCCCACAAGGGATAGCGGAATTGGCTGACCACCGGCAAACCCGGAATCAGTGCGAATTGCGGCTGGGCGTCGTAGGGCGTTGGCGCAGCCATGGCGTTGCCCATCTTCAGTTCCGGTATTTCCTCGGTGACTTGTTTACGCGACTCGTAGGAAAACGCCCGCTGCATCACCCGACGGGATTTGCGGTACCAGTTGTCCCACAGGTACGCGAGGGTGTTGGACAAGCCTTCGCCCTTGAACTGGCCGTCGCTAACCACGCGGTGCAGGTTCTTCTGGCGCTTGAGGAAATCCAGCGGCTTGTCAATGCGGTACACACGAATGTCGGCACCGCCGTAAGGCTCCATGCGGAACCGGCGATAGTCGCGGCCGGGGGCTTCGAGGCGCACCATCGCCTGCTCGTCGCTGGCGAAACTGCTGTCGGCCAACAGGAAAAAGCTTTCACCGGCCACCGGCGTGTAGCCACTCGGTTCGACGGTGTCTTCGGCCTGGCTCGCGGAAAATGGCAGCGCCAGAAGCAACAGCAGAGGCAGAAAACGCAGCATGCGGGCACCGGTCATTGGGAGAGAAAATTCAGTCGATAGACGCCGATGAAGTTGGGGTTGGCTGCATCGGGTATCCATCGGGTGTCCTTCCATGTCATGAGTTGTTGCAGGCTTGCTGAACGCATGCCGTTGTCAGTGGGGGTGGTGGTGCCGGTGTGATAGGCGATGTAGCGGCCCATCCAGATCATCAGGTGCTGGTCATCGCCCTGATCGAAAAACATCAGGTCGCCGGGTCGGGCCTGAGCCACATCGCGGCCCACCAGATGGCTGTTGAACTGGATCAATTTGATGGCGTTGACGTACGGCCCGACCTTGCCGCCGCCCTGCTGCCATTGCTGGGCGAGACCGCGCTGGGCGTCGCTCAGTTGCAGCTCCGGCGGCAGGTAGCGGTTGGACAGGCCATTGCTGCGCAGCCATTTGCCGTCGTGGACTTTCAGCGCCTCGTTGGCGGCGAAACGTACCAGCCCGGCGCAGTCCTGTTGATACCAGCGCGGGCTCGGGCCCTGGCTGAGTTGCTCCTGGGCGATGCGCACGAACCAGGCGCGGAAGACCTGAGATTGCTGCACATCCAGCATCGGGGTTTCGACGGCTCGGGCGCTCGCACTCAGCAGCAACGCCAGCAGCCCAAGGATCCGCATCGATTTCGTCACAGCGCTTTCCATGTCAGCGGCAACCATTGCCAGTGACCGTCGGGCTCACTGCCTTCGGGCAAGGTCAGGGCGTATTTGCCGTAGCCACCGAGGGTGCGCAGTTTAGGGATCAGGTAGGTTTTCGCGGCGTTGTAGAACACCGGTTCCATGTCTGGCGGCAGGCTGTCGAGGGTTTCCTGCTGCATCAGTTGCGCCATCGAGTCCGGGCCGAAATAGATCGGCATCAGCAGATCCTTGGGCACCACATCGGCCATCGGCGGGAAGCGTTTGTCGAGGGTGCCGAGGGCCTTGTCCACCAGTTTGTCATCCAGGGAAAACACCAGTGTCGAGCCGTGCCGCGCCAGGCTCACGCGCATGAACGCCTTGCCGCTGATCGCGTCGGGATTCTCGGCATCCCCGGCTTTGTAAGGGCCGAAGTTGGAGCTCACCTGGCGCTGCCACTGATGGCTTTGACCTTCCTGCTTCTCGACCACCGGGAAGACCTGTTCGTCGACGTTGGCCTCAAAGGCGCCCACCATCGAACCGAACAGCTTGCCCAGATCACCGTCGAGTTTGGCGCTGTCCTTGTCATTCAGACTGGCCACCAGCAGCGGCGTGTACAGCCGCGAATCGGCGTACCAACACAATCCCGCCGCGCCGGCCATGTGTTCGGTCAGCGCCTGGGCTACCTTCTCTTCGGCGCCGAGCTTAACCAGCAACGGCTTCTGTTGTTCGGCGGCCAATGGCAGGGCCACACAAGCGCTGGCGCCCATGGGCATGGCCTGCCAGATCGGTTTGAAATCAAAATCCGGCTGGTTTTCCAACTCATCCATCGCCAGAAAGCTGTGCCAGCCCTTGTCGTCCATGTCGAAGCGCAGGCCGGCGAAATTCGGGATAAACCGCTGGTACCCCATGGCCAGCACACTGGCGTTGACCGACAGCCGCTGTTTGACCTGCGGCGCACGAGGTTGCAGGCCAAAGGCTTCCGGGAAGAGTTTTTCGCCGCCCAGCAACGCGGCGATGGCCTGGGGCGAAACACTGCCCGGAGCTTGCGACTCACCGCTTTGCGGGTCAACGAACCGGGTCGGATTCGACAACACCACCAGTTTGTCGCCGTGGGAAGCGAACAGCAGTGCCCTGCCCGCGTTATAGGTGAGCTGATAAAGCGCCACGTCATCGGTGCCGACTTTCACATCGGCGATCTTGCTCAACTGCGAATCATCCAGCGCCACTTTCGCCAACGGCTCCAGCACCTTGGCCAGGCCGCCGCGATCCATCACCAGCAAGAAATCCCGGAGTCGCCCATCCGCTCCGCGCCACAGTGCGATGTCGGCCGGCTGATCGAACAGTTGCTCGATCAGCGTGTCCTGCAACTTCAGGTCATGCTCGTAGATGATTCGCCGCAGACTGCCGATCAAACCGAGGCGATCGGCATGGGTTTCGTAATAGAAGACGAAATCCTCGGTGAGGGTTTCCTTGAGGAACGGCACCGCCAACAGGTCCTTGGGCAACTGGCTCAGGGAATGGGTTTCCAGCAGGCCGTCGGGGCGGCTCATACCGAGTTTTTCCGCTGCCAGTTGTGGCGCCGGGGCCTTGCTTTTATGCATCAGCCAACCCATGCCAGCGGCCACGCCCGCCACCAGACACAGCCCGACCACAATGGCCGGCCAACGACGGGACGGCTTGGCGCCCGGTGTTTCGGCGGCCGGTGCTGCAGTTGAATCGGTGCTATCGCTCATGAATACAAACCCAAATCATCCGTGGTGCGGGATGCTCAATAGTTGAAAGTCTTGACCAGCAGCAGGTCGCCGATGGCGCGCAAGGGCACGATGAAGGTCTCGCGTTTTTCGTCGACGGTGTTTTCGTTGAGCACCAGGTTGATCTGCGAGGTGATCACCTCGTTCTGGTTGCTGGTCTCATCGAAGTTATAGCCGCCGCTGCCGAAGTTGCCCCAATAGTTCACGTAAACCAGATAGGTGCCATGCAGCGGCGCGGTCATGGTGAACATTTCAGGTCCCGGGCCATCCACGCCGTCCGGGTCGAGGCCACCGCCGTTGGTCAGTGCCGAATGGGCCCAGAACGCATGCTGGCCGTCGGGGGTGATGATGTGCAGGTCGAGTTCGGCTTTCGGGTCGTCCCAACCCAGCACCACGCGAATCCGCGCCGGCGTGCGCAGATTGTTGGCTTCATAGAATTGAACGCGCTTGAGCGACTGGCCTTCGGCGCTGCGCACTTCGACGCTGTTGGAGCCGGCACCGAAGGCATAGGGCCGGGCGAAACGGCCCTGCTCGTCGGTGTACAGGTTCAGCGGATTACCGTTGACCGCCAGCGTGTGGGGACCGCGTTGCGTGCCGAGGGCCTTGAGCTGGCCCTGGATCATCGTGCGATTGCGCTGCACGCCTCGGTCGATGGGCGGCGTCGGGTAGGCCACCTGCGGGTTTTCCGTACGGTCCAGCAGACCATTGAAGCGCCAGCCTCCCACCGGCTCCGACAATTCGGCATTCGGCGCGGCCAGAGCCTGCGCACAGGCCAGCCCGATCAGCAGCAAAAGAAATGAACGCATGTGACGCCTCCTGCCATGCCTGACGAAACCTTGCGCCTGATCCTCGGCGCGTTACAGATGGGGTGACTGCGTTTCGTCTGAAAAACCCGCGACTGGCGGGTCATCAATGGCGCGAAGGTTAGTCACTCTATTCCCGCCGAACAATCGGATAATTCCTACGCTGCAGAGCAAATCACTGTTCCGAGTGGACGGTGAGCCGAATAGGCGTCATATTCGGCTCACCAAATGAGCCGAATAGCGGATTTATTCGGCTCACGTACCGGAGATTATTTCGCGCATGGCAACTGACTGGATCTGGCAACAGCCTGACTGGCCGAATTTCCACTGGCAGGCCGATCACCTGGCGCCACTGCTTCGCGAGTGTATTCAGGCCCAGGGTCAATTGATGGGGATGGCCGGTTCAGTCGGGAATTCCCTGAGTGCGCAAAGTGAGCTGGATGCGCTGCTACAGAACATCGTGACCTCCTCTGCGATCGAGGGCGAGCAGCTGAATGTCGGATCGGTTCGCTCTTCATTGGCCCGGCGCCTGGGTCTGGAACTGGTCGATGGCGATAAAGTCAGTCAGCGCAGCGAGGGCCTGGCGCAGTTGATGCTCGACGCCACCCAACATTTCGCCGAGCCTCTGACTCTCGAGCGGCTGCTGCACTGGCACGAGTGGCTGTTTCCTGACCAGCACACTGACTTCGCCGCCCGCTCGATACGGGTGGGCGTCTTGCGCAGCGATGAGCCCATGCAAGTGGTTTCGGGTCGACTCGACCGGCCGACCATTCACTTCGAGGCCCCGCCTCGTCCGGGCCTTGAGCAACAACTGAAGGCCTTTCTCGACTGGTTTGCAACCAGCCGAAATCAGCCTGACCTCGATCCCGTGCTCAGGGCCGGCATCGCCCATTTCTGGTTTGTCACACTGCACCCCTTCGACGACGGCAACGGTCGCCTGACGCGAACCATCACCGACCTTGCCCTGGCTCAGGGCGAGGCCCAGGCGATCCGCTTTTATGCCATGTCGGCAAGCATCCTCGATGACCGTGCGGGCTATTACCGGGTACTGGAAAACAGCCAGAAAGCCACGCTGGATATCACCCCATGGCTGGACTGGTTCTTACAAACCCTGTTGCGCAGCCTGCGGCAGGCCATGGTGAGAATCGAATCGGTACTGGGCAAGGCGCGCTTCTGGCAGGCGCACCGGGAGTCCGGGCTGACGGCTGAGCAAACCAAAGTACTCAATCGCCTGCTCGATGGAGGTGAACGAGGGTTCGAAGGCGGTATCAGCGCGGCGCAGTATCAGGCCGTGGCGAAAGTCTCCAAAGCCACTGCGACGAGGCATCTGGCCGAACTGCTGGAAAAGGGTTGCCTGAAGCGGCTGCCGGGGGGTGGGCGCAGTACTCGATATCAGATCAGACATCCCGATTCGACGGACACCTGATTCCTCGGCCCGCCTCCCGTAGGAGCGAGCCTGCTCGCGATGAACCTGAGAGCGCCATGGGGTGTCAGGCTTCCCGCGTTATCGTTGACGACCATCGCGAGCAGGCTCGCTCTACAGGAGGCGGGCCGGCTGGAAACCGTCCGCTCATTTGCCCATAAACCCCCTATCTGCTAGTGTCGCGCCGGTTTAACGTCTACCGGAAATCGCCGCCATGGCCCGCAAAAAAGCTGCACTGGATTTCGAACAGTCCCTCGCCGACCTGCAAACGCTGGTGGAGCGTCTGGAGAACGGTGAATTGTCGCTGGAAGACTCGCTGACCGCTTTCGAGCAGGGCATCGGGCTGACCCGCGATTGCCAGGCGGCGCTGGCCCAGGCCGAGCAGAAGGTTCAAGTGTTGCTCGAGCGTGATGGCGAGATGGCCGAGGAACCCTTCGACGCGGATCAACCAGAATGATTGCAGCGTACTCGGCGACCAGCCAGGCCCGTGTCAATGCGGCCCTGGAAACCCTGTTCAATGCCCCCCTGCCAGAACTGGCACGACTCTACGAAGCGATGCGCTACAGCGTAATGAATGGCGGCAAGCGCGTGCGTCCGCTGCTGGCCTATGCCGCTTGCGAAGCGCTGGGCGGCAAGGCCGAGCAAGCCAACGGCGCGGCTTGCGCGGTGGAACTGATCCACGCCTATTCGCTGGTGCACGACGATTTGCCGGCCATGGACGACGACGATCTGCGTCGCGGCCAGCCCACCACCCACAAGAAATTCGATGAAGCCTGCGCGATCCTCGCCGGTGACGGCTTGCAGAGCCTGGCCTTCAGCGCCCTGCTCGACCCGCGCCTGAGCAGCCTGGATGCCGACATCCGCCTGCACATGGTCACTGCCCTGGCCCAGGCCGCGGGACCGGCGGGCATGGTCGGCGGTCAAGCCATCGATCTGGGCTCGGTCGGGCTCAAGCTCGATCAGAAAGCCCTGGAACAGATGCATCGCCACAAGACCGGTGCGCTGATCGAAGTCAGCGTCACTCTCGGCGCCCTGGCCAGTGGCCGTGTCGAGAAGGACGAACTCAAATCCCTGAAGACGTATGCACAGGCCATCGGCCTGGCGTTCCAGGTGCAGGACGATATTCTCGACGTCGAAAGTGATACCGCCACCCTGGGCAAACGCCAGGGCGCCGACATTGCCCGCGACAAGCCGACCTACCCGGCCCTGCTCGGCCTCGACGCCGCCAAGGCCTACGCTCTGGAGCTGCGCGATCAGGCCCTGCACGCGCTGCGACCGTTTGACGCGGCCGCCGAGCCCCTGCGTGACCTGGCCCGCTACATCGTCGACCGCCGCAACTAAAGGCGTATCCGCCAAAAAAGACCAACGCGTGGGCACAGGCCGATGCATCAGGTAAACTGCCGCATCTTTTATACCTATAACGATTCGCCTGATGCCCACGACGTTTCATGAGATTCCCCGCAAGCGCCCGACCACGCCCCTGCTGGACCGCGCGAACACGCCGGACGGCCTGCGCCGGTTAGGCGAAGCCGAGCTGGAAACCCTGGCCGATGAGTTGCGCCTGGAATTGCTCTACACGGTCGGTCAGACCGGTGGGCATTTCGGTGCCGGCCTGGGCGTGATCGAGCTGACCATCGCGTTGCACTACGTGTTCGACACCCCGGACGACCGGCTGGTGTGGGACGTAGGGCATCAGGCCTACCCGCACAAGATCCTCACCGATCGTCGCGAGCGCATGGGCACCCTGCGCCAGAAAGACGGTATCGCCGCTTTCCCGCGCCGCTCCGAGAGCGAGTACGACACCTTTGGCGTCGGCCACTCCAGCACTTCGATCAGCGCCGCGTTGGGCATGGCCATTGCCGCCCGCCTGCAGAACAGCGATCGCAAGGCCATCGCCGTGATCGGTGACGGCGCCCTGACCGCCGGCATGGCGTTCGAAGCGCTGAACCATGCGCCGGAAGTAGACGCCAACATGCTGGTGATCCTCAACGACAACGACATGTCGATCTCGCGCAACGTCGGCGGTCTGTCGAACTATCTGGCGAAAATCCTTTCCAGCCGCACCTACGCGAGCATGCGCGAAGGCAGCAAGAAGGTGCTGTCGCGCCTGCCCGGCGCCTGGGAAATCGCCCGTCGCACCGAAGAATACGCAAAAGGCATGCTGGTCCCCGGCACGCTGTTCGAAGAGCTGGGCTGGAACTATATCGGCCCGATCGACGGCCACGACCTGCCGACCCTGATCGCCACGCTGCGCAACATGCGCGATCTCAAGGGCCCGCAGTTCCTGCACGTGGTCACCAAGAAAGGCAAAGGCTTCGCCCCGGCGGAAGTCGACCCGATCGGCTACCACGCCATCACCAAGCTCGAACCGCTGAACGCCCCGGCCGCGCCGAAAAAGGCCAGCGGCCCGAAATATTCCGGTGTGTTCGGCGAATGGCTGTGCGACATGGCGGCGGTCGATCCGCGCCTCGTCGGTATCACCCCGGCCATGAAGGAAGGCTCTGATCTGGTGGCCTTCAGCGAACGCTACCCGCAGCGCTACTTCGACGTGGCGATTGCCGAACAACACGCTGTGACCCTCGCTGCCGGCATGGCCTGCGAAGGCGCGAAGCCGGTGGTGGCGATCTACTCGACCTTCCTGCAGCGCGGTTATGACCAGCTGATTCACGATGTGGCGGTGCAGAACCTCGACGTACTGTTCGCCATCGACCGCGCCGGTCTGGTGGGCGAAGACGGCCCGACCCACGCGGGCAGCTTCGACCTGTCGTTCCTGCGTTGCATCCCCGGCATGCTGGTGATGACCCCGAGCGACGAAAACGAGCTGCGCAAGATGCTCACCACCGGTCACTTGTTCGAAGGCCCGGCGGCGGTGCGTTACCCACGTGGCAGCGGCCCGAATGCGACCATCGAAAAAGATCTCGAACCGATCGAAATCGGCAAGGGCGTGATTCGCCGCCAGGGCAGCAAGGTCGCCCTGCTGGTGTTCGGCGTGCAACTGGCCGAGGCGCTGAAAGTCGCCGAGACCCTGGATGCGACCGTGGTCGACATGCGTTTCGTCAAACCCCTGGACGAAGCCCTGGTGCGTGAAATCGCCGCCAGCCACGAGCTGCTGGTAACCGTCGAAGAGAACGCGATCATGGGCGGTGCCGGCAGCGCGGTCAGTGAGTTCCTCGCCCGGGAAAACATCCTCAAGTCGGTGCTGCACCTGGGCTTGCCGGACAGCTACGTCGAGCACGCCAAGCCTGCGCAGATGCTGGCCGAGTGCGGGCTGGATGAAGCCGGGATCGAGGCTTCGATCCGTGAGCGCCTGCAACTGTTGAACATCTAAACACCAGACACCTGCAAAACCCTGTGGGAGCGAGCTTGCTCGCGATTGCGGACTGACAGTCACCTGATTCATCGACTGACATACCGCTATCGCGAGCAAGCTCGCTCCCACATTTGATTTGTGTACACCAAAAGCACCAACGGACTACCGATGAAACTCTCCCCCCTCGCCCTGACGCTGACCCTGCTGCCGTCAGGCCCGCTGCTGGCCGACACCTTCGAACGCGATCAGGCCCTGAAGCTGCCCGATGTGCTGATCAGTGCCAACCGTCAGGTCGAGGCGCGCAACGACAGCAGCGCCGCCAACACGGTCTTCACCCGCGAAGACATCGACCGCCTGCAACCGGACAGCGTCACCGATCTGCTGCGCCGGGTACCGGGTGTGCAAGTCGCGCAAACCGGCGGGCGCGGCAGCCTGCCAGGCATCTACATTCGCGGCACGCAATCGGCGCAGAGCCTGGTGCTGGTGGACGGTCAACGAATCGGCACCGCAAGCTCCGGCGACAGCAACTTGCAGCACATCAACATCGAACAGGTCGAGCGCGTGGAAGTGTTGCGCGGATCACGCTCGGTGATTTACGGCAGCGACGCGATCGGCGGGGTCATCCAGATCTTCACCCGTCGCGGCGGCGAGCCGGGCCTGCGACCGCAGTTGCACGTCGGCATTGGCAGCAATCAGACCTTTGAACGTAGCCTTGGCTTATCCGGCGGCGATGAACAGACCCGTTTCAATCTCGGCGCCAGCCTTGATGAAACCGCCGGGATCGACCGCACCCATCAGTCGTATCCCAGCGACAGCGACCATGATGCCTACCGCAACCAGTCATTCAGCCTGAGCCTCAGCCATGCCCTGAGCGAAGACATCGAAATCGGCGCCAACGTGCTGGATAACCGTGGCAAGAGCGAATTCGACAATCCGTTCGGCCGCTTCGACCTGAACACCTTCGAGTCCGTCCAGCAACAACCCTACAGCGAATTCGATGTGAGCAGCGTCAGTAGCTATGTCGACGCGCGGGTCAATGAAAGCTGGAAAAGCCGCCTCGAATTCGGCCACAGCGAAAACCGTGAAAAGACCCTCGACAAACTCAGTGATGAGCGCAGCGTGTTCAACACCTACCGCGACTCGCTGAGCTGGCAGAACGATCTGACCCTCAATGATCGCAATAGCCTGATCCTCGGCGGCGACTGGTACGAAGACCGGCTCAACAGCAGCACGGATTTCGACGAGGACAGCCGCTGGAACCGTGCGGCGTTTGTACAGCATCGTTACCACACCGACAGCTTCTCCACCGAACTGGGCCTGCGCCGCGACCAGAACCAGCAATTCGGCGGCCAGAACAGCTGGAGCGGGACCTTCACCCTGCCGCTCAATCCCGATAACGATGTGTTGCTGACCTACAGCGAAGGTTTCCGCGCCCCGACCTTCAACGACCTGTACTACCCGGATTTCAGCAACCCGGACCTCAAGCCAGAAACCTCGAAGAGCTATGAACTTCAATGGCGCAGTCAATTGACCGAGGACAGCCGTCTGGAGGCCTCGCTGTACCGCACCGATCTGGAAGACGCGATCATCTTCGGCAGCAACTCGCGCCCGGAAAACGTCGCCTCCGCACGAATCAACGGCTTCGAGGCTGCCCTGAAGCAGGAGCTGTTCGGCTGGCAGAGCAACCTGGGCGTGGCGATCATCGATCCACGTGACCGCGACACCGGCCATACCCTGGCCCGCCGTGCGCGGCGCACCTTGAGCCTGGATCTGGATCGGCAGTTCGATCGCCTGGGCCTCGGCGCCAGCTGGCAGGCAGTGAGCAGCAGCTATGACGACCTGAACAATCAGCACTCGCTGGGCGGCTACGGGTTATTGGGGGTGCGCAGCAGCTGGGAGCTTAATCGCGAGATCAAGCTGGAAATGAAGGTGGATAACCTGCTGGACAAGGGTTACAGCCGGGTGCTGTACAGCCATGAAGGCAGTCAGTACGGGTATCGCGAGGAAGGCCGGGCGTTGATGTTCGGGGTGACCTGGATGCCGGAGATTTGATCTGAAGTTTGTGGTGACTGCACTGGCCTCATCGCGGGCAAGCCTTGCTCCTACAGGGCTTGCGTGTGCGCCAACATTGGGTGCGACACAAAACCTGTAGGAGCAAGGCTTGCCCGCGATGGTCGCACCCCGGTCTCAACGATCGGGCGCGATCAGTTGACATAACCTGGCCGTCGCCTCGACCATCTGCCCGCTCGGCCGCTCAAGGCCTTTGTCAGTCACCAACAGCAGCTGCTTGCGAACCACCGCATCGACTTGCGGCCAGGCTCGCCACGCATCGAGCTGCGCCTGATCACCCGCCAGTATCACCTCGGGATTACGCTGCAACACCGCTTCCACGCTGACTTGCGGCGCCGGCAACGTCAGGTCGGCAAATACGTTGCGAACCCCGCAAACCTCAAGGGCGTCGCTGATGATCTGCCCACCGCCGACGGTGTAGAGCGGCCTATCCCAGATTTGATAGAACCCGCGCAACGGCTGATCCCGCCGATAGCGCTGACGCAGCTCCGTCAGCCGCCGACGCAAATCGTTGGCCAGCTTGCTCCCGCGCTCGGGTCGCCCAAGCTGTTCGGCGATGGCTTCGATCTGTGCGGTGAGTTGGTCAAGGTTGTGCGGTTCGGCGACGAAGGTGGGGATGTTCAGGCGTTTGAGTTGCTCGCGCTGGGCCGGGCCGACACTGCCGGGCCAGAGCAATAGCAAATCGGGTTTCAGGCTAAGCAGCCGCTCCATATCCAACTGGCCGTAGCGGCCAACGGAAGGCAGGTCCTTGAGTTCGGCCGGACGCTCGCCGGCGTCCAGCACACCCACCAGCAGGTCGGTCGAGCCCAGTTCGACCACGATTTCCGAGAGCGACGGCGCAAGGCTGACTACTCGCTCGGCTGCCGCTGCGGCAGCGCTGAACGCCAGCAGCAGACAGCCCAGCCAGACAGCACGCATCAGGCCAGCTGGCGCGGGATACGGTAGAGGTAGAACAGCACGGCGGTTGAAAGCGCCAGCAACATCAATGGCACCGCTTCAAGGCCGACGAATACGGCCAGTGCACCAATCCACGCCGGCAGGCTGGCAGCGAGGAATGCCATGCGCCGCCGGGCGGCCAGGCTGATCCAGGCCGCGGGTTCGTCCTGGGTGTCGAGGGCTTTTTGCGTGGCGATCAGCGCGTGTTTGTAGCGACCGAAAAACTT
This genomic interval from Pseudomonas putida contains the following:
- a CDS encoding DUF1175 domain-containing protein; amino-acid sequence: MRILGLLALLLSASARAVETPMLDVQQSQVFRAWFVRIAQEQLSQGPSPRWYQQDCAGLVRFAANEALKVHDGKWLRSNGLSNRYLPPELQLSDAQRGLAQQWQQGGGKVGPYVNAIKLIQFNSHLVGRDVAQARPGDLMFFDQGDDQHLMIWMGRYIAYHTGTTTPTDNGMRSASLQQLMTWKDTRWIPDAANPNFIGVYRLNFLSQ
- a CDS encoding DUF2138 domain-containing protein, with protein sequence MSDSTDSTAAPAAETPGAKPSRRWPAIVVGLCLVAGVAAGMGWLMHKSKAPAPQLAAEKLGMSRPDGLLETHSLSQLPKDLLAVPFLKETLTEDFVFYYETHADRLGLIGSLRRIIYEHDLKLQDTLIEQLFDQPADIALWRGADGRLRDFLLVMDRGGLAKVLEPLAKVALDDSQLSKIADVKVGTDDVALYQLTYNAGRALLFASHGDKLVVLSNPTRFVDPQSGESQAPGSVSPQAIAALLGGEKLFPEAFGLQPRAPQVKQRLSVNASVLAMGYQRFIPNFAGLRFDMDDKGWHSFLAMDELENQPDFDFKPIWQAMPMGASACVALPLAAEQQKPLLVKLGAEEKVAQALTEHMAGAAGLCWYADSRLYTPLLVASLNDKDSAKLDGDLGKLFGSMVGAFEANVDEQVFPVVEKQEGQSHQWQRQVSSNFGPYKAGDAENPDAISGKAFMRVSLARHGSTLVFSLDDKLVDKALGTLDKRFPPMADVVPKDLLMPIYFGPDSMAQLMQQETLDSLPPDMEPVFYNAAKTYLIPKLRTLGGYGKYALTLPEGSEPDGHWQWLPLTWKAL
- a CDS encoding YfaP family protein, which gives rise to MRSFLLLLIGLACAQALAAPNAELSEPVGGWRFNGLLDRTENPQVAYPTPPIDRGVQRNRTMIQGQLKALGTQRGPHTLAVNGNPLNLYTDEQGRFARPYAFGAGSNSVEVRSAEGQSLKRVQFYEANNLRTPARIRVVLGWDDPKAELDLHIITPDGQHAFWAHSALTNGGGLDPDGVDGPGPEMFTMTAPLHGTYLVYVNYWGNFGSGGYNFDETSNQNEVITSQINLVLNENTVDEKRETFIVPLRAIGDLLLVKTFNY
- a CDS encoding Fic family protein → MATDWIWQQPDWPNFHWQADHLAPLLRECIQAQGQLMGMAGSVGNSLSAQSELDALLQNIVTSSAIEGEQLNVGSVRSSLARRLGLELVDGDKVSQRSEGLAQLMLDATQHFAEPLTLERLLHWHEWLFPDQHTDFAARSIRVGVLRSDEPMQVVSGRLDRPTIHFEAPPRPGLEQQLKAFLDWFATSRNQPDLDPVLRAGIAHFWFVTLHPFDDGNGRLTRTITDLALAQGEAQAIRFYAMSASILDDRAGYYRVLENSQKATLDITPWLDWFLQTLLRSLRQAMVRIESVLGKARFWQAHRESGLTAEQTKVLNRLLDGGERGFEGGISAAQYQAVAKVSKATATRHLAELLEKGCLKRLPGGGRSTRYQIRHPDSTDT
- a CDS encoding exodeoxyribonuclease VII small subunit — translated: MARKKAALDFEQSLADLQTLVERLENGELSLEDSLTAFEQGIGLTRDCQAALAQAEQKVQVLLERDGEMAEEPFDADQPE
- the ispA gene encoding (2E,6E)-farnesyl diphosphate synthase; amino-acid sequence: MIAAYSATSQARVNAALETLFNAPLPELARLYEAMRYSVMNGGKRVRPLLAYAACEALGGKAEQANGAACAVELIHAYSLVHDDLPAMDDDDLRRGQPTTHKKFDEACAILAGDGLQSLAFSALLDPRLSSLDADIRLHMVTALAQAAGPAGMVGGQAIDLGSVGLKLDQKALEQMHRHKTGALIEVSVTLGALASGRVEKDELKSLKTYAQAIGLAFQVQDDILDVESDTATLGKRQGADIARDKPTYPALLGLDAAKAYALELRDQALHALRPFDAAAEPLRDLARYIVDRRN
- the dxs gene encoding 1-deoxy-D-xylulose-5-phosphate synthase; the protein is MPTTFHEIPRKRPTTPLLDRANTPDGLRRLGEAELETLADELRLELLYTVGQTGGHFGAGLGVIELTIALHYVFDTPDDRLVWDVGHQAYPHKILTDRRERMGTLRQKDGIAAFPRRSESEYDTFGVGHSSTSISAALGMAIAARLQNSDRKAIAVIGDGALTAGMAFEALNHAPEVDANMLVILNDNDMSISRNVGGLSNYLAKILSSRTYASMREGSKKVLSRLPGAWEIARRTEEYAKGMLVPGTLFEELGWNYIGPIDGHDLPTLIATLRNMRDLKGPQFLHVVTKKGKGFAPAEVDPIGYHAITKLEPLNAPAAPKKASGPKYSGVFGEWLCDMAAVDPRLVGITPAMKEGSDLVAFSERYPQRYFDVAIAEQHAVTLAAGMACEGAKPVVAIYSTFLQRGYDQLIHDVAVQNLDVLFAIDRAGLVGEDGPTHAGSFDLSFLRCIPGMLVMTPSDENELRKMLTTGHLFEGPAAVRYPRGSGPNATIEKDLEPIEIGKGVIRRQGSKVALLVFGVQLAEALKVAETLDATVVDMRFVKPLDEALVREIAASHELLVTVEENAIMGGAGSAVSEFLARENILKSVLHLGLPDSYVEHAKPAQMLAECGLDEAGIEASIRERLQLLNI
- a CDS encoding TonB-dependent receptor domain-containing protein gives rise to the protein MKLSPLALTLTLLPSGPLLADTFERDQALKLPDVLISANRQVEARNDSSAANTVFTREDIDRLQPDSVTDLLRRVPGVQVAQTGGRGSLPGIYIRGTQSAQSLVLVDGQRIGTASSGDSNLQHINIEQVERVEVLRGSRSVIYGSDAIGGVIQIFTRRGGEPGLRPQLHVGIGSNQTFERSLGLSGGDEQTRFNLGASLDETAGIDRTHQSYPSDSDHDAYRNQSFSLSLSHALSEDIEIGANVLDNRGKSEFDNPFGRFDLNTFESVQQQPYSEFDVSSVSSYVDARVNESWKSRLEFGHSENREKTLDKLSDERSVFNTYRDSLSWQNDLTLNDRNSLILGGDWYEDRLNSSTDFDEDSRWNRAAFVQHRYHTDSFSTELGLRRDQNQQFGGQNSWSGTFTLPLNPDNDVLLTYSEGFRAPTFNDLYYPDFSNPDLKPETSKSYELQWRSQLTEDSRLEASLYRTDLEDAIIFGSNSRPENVASARINGFEAALKQELFGWQSNLGVAIIDPRDRDTGHTLARRARRTLSLDLDRQFDRLGLGASWQAVSSSYDDLNNQHSLGGYGLLGVRSSWELNREIKLEMKVDNLLDKGYSRVLYSHEGSQYGYREEGRALMFGVTWMPEI
- a CDS encoding cobalamin-binding protein, yielding MRAVWLGCLLLAFSAAAAAAERVVSLAPSLSEIVVELGSTDLLVGVLDAGERPAELKDLPSVGRYGQLDMERLLSLKPDLLLLWPGSVGPAQREQLKRLNIPTFVAEPHNLDQLTAQIEAIAEQLGRPERGSKLANDLRRRLTELRQRYRRDQPLRGFYQIWDRPLYTVGGGQIISDALEVCGVRNVFADLTLPAPQVSVEAVLQRNPEVILAGDQAQLDAWRAWPQVDAVVRKQLLLVTDKGLERPSGQMVEATARLCQLIAPDR